The following are encoded together in the Bacillus cereus group sp. RP43 genome:
- a CDS encoding YoqO family protein, producing MREKIGYYGVLGCLLLSIILGQFLKSEWVPVILCIGVLIFAPLYRWKEWKTYSRKKKIIYSIEFVIIISTIPFLLIKGYEQMNDIAIFQGWLLVAKWLYLLFILIAIAVIAKKVNGKIFVNE from the coding sequence ATGAGAGAAAAAATAGGGTATTATGGTGTGCTCGGTTGTTTACTATTATCTATCATTTTAGGACAATTTCTTAAAAGTGAATGGGTACCAGTAATATTATGTATAGGAGTATTGATTTTTGCTCCCTTGTACCGCTGGAAAGAGTGGAAAACGTATAGTCGGAAAAAGAAAATTATTTATAGTATCGAGTTTGTCATAATAATTAGTACGATTCCGTTCTTGCTAATAAAAGGTTATGAACAAATGAATGACATAGCAATTTTTCAAGGGTGGTTACTTGTTGCAAAATGGTTATACTTACTATTCATTTTAATAGCGATAGCAGTGATTGCTAAAAAAGTAAACGGAAAAATATTTGTTAATGAATAA
- the pyrE gene encoding orotate phosphoribosyltransferase — protein sequence MKKEIASHLLEIGAVFLQPNDPFTWSSGMKSPIYCDNRLTLSYPKVRQAIAAGLEELIKEHFPTVEVIAGTATAGIAHAAWVSDRMDLPMCYVRSKAKGHGKGNQIEGKAEKGQKVVVVEDLISTGGSAITCVEALREAGCEVLGIVSIFTYELESGKEKLEAANVASYSLSDYSALTEVAAEKGMIGQAEMKKLQEWRKNPADEAWVTA from the coding sequence ATGAAAAAAGAAATCGCATCGCATTTATTAGAAATTGGAGCAGTATTTTTACAACCGAATGATCCATTTACTTGGTCTTCTGGTATGAAATCACCAATTTATTGTGATAATCGTTTAACTTTATCTTATCCAAAAGTACGCCAAGCGATTGCAGCTGGATTAGAAGAGTTAATTAAAGAGCATTTCCCAACTGTAGAAGTTATTGCAGGAACAGCAACTGCTGGTATTGCGCACGCTGCATGGGTAAGCGATCGTATGGATTTACCGATGTGCTACGTACGTAGTAAGGCAAAAGGTCACGGCAAAGGGAACCAAATCGAAGGAAAAGCTGAAAAAGGTCAAAAAGTAGTAGTAGTAGAAGACTTAATTTCAACTGGCGGTAGTGCAATTACATGTGTAGAAGCACTTCGCGAAGCTGGCTGTGAAGTATTAGGAATCGTATCAATCTTCACGTACGAGCTTGAGTCAGGAAAAGAGAAACTAGAAGCAGCAAACGTAGCATCATATTCTTTAAGTGATTACAGTGCATTAACTGAAGTTGCAGCAGAAAAAGGTATGATCGGACAAGCTGAAATGAAAAAATTACAAGAGTGGCGTAAAAATCCAGCTGACGAGGCTTGGGTTACAGCGTAA
- a CDS encoding YbeF family protein — protein MNELIFVLLICPLLIFIVSVIGTRRTKTYYVMPIVTFASFLIIGVIAFTPKFFFWVGMYSIFSFIISYMTLLFVRGYEVAENAK, from the coding sequence ATGAATGAATTGATTTTCGTCTTATTAATCTGTCCATTACTTATCTTTATCGTTTCTGTTATTGGAACACGTAGAACGAAAACGTATTATGTAATGCCGATTGTAACGTTTGCTAGTTTTTTAATAATAGGTGTTATCGCCTTTACTCCAAAATTTTTCTTTTGGGTTGGTATGTATAGCATCTTCTCATTTATCATTTCTTATATGACTCTATTATTTGTGAGAGGATATGAAGTTGCGGAAAATGCTAAGTAG
- a CDS encoding Xaa-Pro peptidase family protein, protein MTLRINKIQNQLKNYEIDGLLITKKENRQYATGFTGSAGVVLISADNAVFITDFRYVDQAKSQIEEAEIIMHKGNLEKEIANQVSKLNIQKLGIEENNMTLQQYKNLQKYIHVEMVQVCEIIEDIRIIKDTPEIETMKIAATIADEAFHHILQFLKPGISETDVRDELEFFMRKKGATSSSFQIIVASGVRSSLPHGVASNKIIEHGDIVTLDFGALYNGYCSDLTRTVAIGEPSEEFKKIYNVVLEALKRGTEAIKPGETAKSIDDITRDYITEHGYGQYFGHSTGHGLGLEIHEPLRLSQESKATLEEGMVVTIEPGIYIPNWGGCRIEDDIVVTKDGYEVITKANRELIVIPC, encoded by the coding sequence ATGACTTTAAGAATTAATAAAATCCAAAATCAACTAAAAAACTATGAAATTGACGGATTACTTATTACAAAAAAAGAAAATCGCCAATATGCAACAGGCTTTACAGGTAGTGCTGGCGTCGTCTTAATCTCTGCGGATAACGCTGTTTTTATAACTGATTTCCGCTATGTAGATCAAGCAAAATCACAAATAGAAGAAGCTGAAATTATTATGCATAAAGGAAATTTAGAAAAAGAAATCGCAAATCAAGTATCGAAATTAAACATTCAAAAACTTGGAATTGAAGAAAATAACATGACATTGCAACAATATAAAAACTTACAAAAATACATACACGTGGAAATGGTTCAGGTGTGCGAAATCATCGAAGATATCCGTATTATTAAAGACACGCCTGAAATAGAAACAATGAAAATTGCGGCTACTATTGCGGACGAAGCATTTCACCACATCCTCCAATTTCTAAAACCAGGAATAAGTGAGACTGATGTCAGAGATGAATTAGAATTTTTCATGCGAAAAAAAGGGGCTACATCCTCATCGTTTCAAATTATTGTAGCTTCTGGCGTTCGTTCTTCCCTTCCTCATGGCGTTGCATCGAATAAAATAATCGAGCACGGCGATATCGTTACATTAGATTTCGGTGCACTTTATAACGGGTATTGTTCCGATTTAACACGTACTGTAGCAATCGGCGAACCATCAGAAGAATTCAAAAAAATATATAATGTTGTATTAGAAGCATTGAAGCGTGGAACTGAAGCAATTAAACCTGGAGAAACTGCGAAAAGTATCGATGATATAACGAGAGATTACATTACAGAACATGGATACGGTCAATATTTTGGTCACTCTACTGGTCATGGGCTTGGGTTAGAAATTCATGAACCTCTCCGTCTATCCCAAGAAAGTAAGGCTACTTTAGAAGAAGGTATGGTTGTTACAATTGAACCAGGTATTTATATCCCAAACTGGGGTGGTTGTAGAATTGAAGATGATATTGTCGTTACAAAAGATGGCTATGAAGTTATTACAAAAGCAAATAGAGAGCTAATTGTTATTCCTTGTTAA
- a CDS encoding carbamoyl phosphate synthase small subunit: MKRQLILEDGTVLIGKGFGGEIEKSGEVVFTTGMTGYQETLSDPSYCGQIVTFTYPLIGNYGINRDDFESIHPSVNGLIVNEICDHPSNFRNEISLNDYLKERNIPGLAGIDTRKLTRKIRQYGTLRGRLCNMDADVEYIVSQLKATVFTDHVKRVSTKDPYPSPGRGHRVVLVDFGMKHGILRELNKRDCDVIVVPYNTTAEEILRLSPDGIMLSNGPGDPKDVPEAIEMLKDIIGKVPLFGICLGHQLFALASGANTSKLKFGHRGLNHPVKNLATGKVAITSQNHGYAVEEESVKNTELEITHVALNDGTVEGLRHTKFPAFTVQYHPEASAGPEDANDLFEDFLEMIENFKKEGEELCQNA, translated from the coding sequence ATGAAAAGACAACTTATCTTAGAAGATGGAACAGTATTAATTGGAAAAGGTTTCGGAGGAGAAATTGAAAAGTCAGGTGAGGTTGTATTCACAACAGGAATGACTGGATATCAAGAAACATTATCTGATCCATCATATTGCGGTCAAATCGTAACGTTTACGTACCCATTAATCGGAAACTACGGCATTAACCGTGACGATTTTGAATCGATTCATCCATCTGTAAATGGTTTAATCGTAAATGAAATTTGTGATCACCCATCAAACTTCCGTAATGAAATTTCGTTAAATGATTACTTAAAAGAAAGAAACATCCCAGGATTAGCGGGAATTGATACGAGAAAATTAACGAGAAAAATTCGTCAATACGGTACATTACGCGGCCGCCTTTGTAACATGGATGCAGATGTAGAATACATCGTGAGCCAATTAAAAGCGACAGTATTTACAGATCACGTGAAACGTGTATCAACGAAAGATCCATACCCAAGCCCAGGTCGTGGACACCGAGTTGTACTTGTAGACTTCGGAATGAAACATGGTATTTTACGAGAATTAAATAAACGTGACTGTGATGTAATTGTAGTACCTTACAATACAACAGCAGAAGAAATTTTACGCCTTAGCCCAGATGGAATTATGTTAAGTAACGGACCTGGAGATCCAAAAGATGTGCCAGAAGCGATTGAAATGCTAAAAGACATTATCGGTAAAGTTCCTTTATTCGGAATTTGCTTAGGACATCAATTGTTCGCACTAGCATCTGGTGCGAATACAAGTAAGTTAAAATTCGGTCACCGTGGTTTAAATCATCCAGTAAAAAATCTTGCAACTGGAAAAGTAGCAATTACATCTCAAAACCATGGTTACGCAGTGGAAGAAGAATCAGTTAAAAATACAGAACTTGAAATTACACATGTTGCTTTAAATGATGGAACAGTAGAAGGTCTTCGTCATACGAAGTTCCCAGCATTTACAGTACAATATCATCCAGAAGCTTCAGCAGGACCAGAAGATGCAAATGATTTATTCGAAGATTTCTTAGAAATGATTGAAAACTTCAAGAAAGAAGGGGAAGAGTTATGCCAAAACGCCTAG
- a CDS encoding YoqO family protein, translated as MVRIKYGCYNTINPKNGIKGGLMHKKIGFWGFIISCSLLIILNLFTNNEWVSIIPVFGFVFVLLYNWDDMKQYSKKSIGIMIGITVICSFFIGFILIEGQKQMEKMSIFQDWMSSTKGLYLVIVVVIFLRVMIRIGSYILKRG; from the coding sequence ATGGTAAGAATAAAATATGGATGTTACAATACAATTAATCCTAAAAATGGAATTAAAGGAGGACTTATGCACAAGAAAATTGGTTTTTGGGGATTTATTATTTCTTGTAGTCTATTAATCATTTTAAATCTATTTACAAACAATGAATGGGTAAGTATCATACCTGTTTTTGGGTTTGTTTTTGTACTGTTATATAACTGGGATGATATGAAACAATATAGTAAGAAAAGTATTGGAATTATGATAGGTATCACTGTTATTTGCTCATTTTTCATAGGGTTTATTTTAATAGAAGGGCAGAAACAGATGGAGAAAATGTCTATTTTTCAAGATTGGATGTCTTCTACGAAAGGTCTTTATCTTGTAATTGTAGTCGTTATTTTTCTAAGAGTCATGATAAGAATAGGGAGTTACATATTAAAGAGAGGATAG
- a CDS encoding DUF664 domain-containing protein, which yields MNFVIDKIDGLNVEFSKLVSMMNYARYTTMQAVEGLTIEELDYLYDDEANSIGMLLYHMAAIEFYYQIHTFEDREPTDAELERWLPAVELGNLGREKIKGNSIEFYINTLQEVRSKTIKTFQSLPDEWLFKTTDFWHDKPANNYFKWFHVFEDEINHRGQIRLVKKMQKAHSVK from the coding sequence TTGAACTTTGTAATTGATAAAATAGATGGTTTAAACGTAGAATTTTCAAAACTTGTTTCCATGATGAATTACGCTCGTTATACAACAATGCAAGCGGTCGAAGGCTTAACAATTGAAGAACTTGATTATTTATATGATGATGAAGCAAATTCAATTGGCATGTTATTGTACCATATGGCCGCTATTGAATTTTACTACCAGATTCATACTTTTGAAGATCGTGAACCAACAGATGCTGAATTAGAACGCTGGTTACCTGCTGTTGAGTTAGGAAATCTTGGCCGTGAGAAAATAAAAGGAAACTCAATAGAATTTTACATAAATACGTTGCAAGAAGTACGTTCCAAAACGATTAAAACTTTTCAATCATTACCTGATGAATGGCTATTTAAAACGACAGACTTTTGGCATGACAAGCCAGCAAATAACTACTTTAAATGGTTTCACGTATTTGAAGATGAAATCAATCATCGCGGACAAATTCGTTTAGTTAAAAAGATGCAAAAAGCACATTCAGTAAAATAA
- the carB gene encoding carbamoyl-phosphate synthase large subunit, producing MPKRLDINTILVIGSGPIVIGQAAEFDYSGTQACQSLREEGYKVILVNSNPATIMTDTATADKVYIEPLTLEFVSRIIRKERPDAILPTLGGQTGLNMAVELAKSGILEECGVEILGTKLSAIEQAEDRDLFRTLMQELNEPIPSSTIIHTLEEAHEFVKEIGYPVIVRPAFTMGGTGGGICSNEEELIEIVSGGLKHSPVTQCLLEKSIAGCKEIEYEVMRDSNDNAIVVCNMENIDPVGVHTGDSIVVAPSQTLSDREYQMLRNTSLRIIRALGIEGGCNVQLALDPHSFQYYVIEVNPRVSRSSALASKATGYPIAKLAAKIAVGLTLDEIINPVTQKTYACFEPALDYVVSKIPRWPFDKFESANRTLGTQMKATGEVMSIGRNLEQSLLKAVRSLELGVYHLELEHLKELDKETMKKRIIKADDERLFVVAEAIRQGVTKEEINEWCEMDFFFLQKVENIVNMEREVKANVGNMEVLQTAKEMGFSDHYIAAAWNKTEREIYDMRKESNITPVYKMVDTCAAEFESATPYYYSTYGDENESVRTDRKSVVVLGSGPIRIGQGVEFDYATVHSVWAIKEAGYEAIIVNNNPETVSTDFSISDKLYFEPLTIEDVMHIIDLEKPEGVIVQFGGQTAINLAAKLEAHGVKILGTSLEDLDRAEDRDKFEAALTQLGIPQPVGKTATTVEQAVAIADKIGYPVLVRPSYVLGGRAMEIVYRQEELLHYMKNAVKVHADHPVLIDRYMVGKEIEVDAISDGENVFIPGIMEHIERAGVHSGDSIGVYPPQSLSAKLKEQIIEHTIALGKGLNIVGLLNIQFVVFKDEVYVIEVNPRASRTVPFLSKITGVPMANVATKVILGQNLVEQGYGTGYHPEEKEVYVKAPVFSFAKLRSVDTTLGPEMKSTGEVMGKDLTLEKALYKGLVASGINIPTHGSVIITVADKDKEEAMEIAKRFHEIGYNLLATAGTAQTLAEQNIPVQVVNKIDSEDYNLLDIIRQGKAQFVINTLTKGKQPARDGFRIRRESVENGVACLTSLDTTRAILRVLESMTFSAHSMKEITQTKRHEVVHA from the coding sequence ATGCCAAAACGCCTAGACATTAACACAATTTTAGTAATCGGATCAGGACCAATTGTAATTGGGCAAGCAGCAGAGTTTGATTACTCTGGTACACAAGCTTGTCAATCTCTTAGAGAAGAAGGTTACAAAGTAATCCTTGTTAACTCTAACCCAGCAACAATTATGACAGATACTGCAACAGCAGATAAAGTATATATAGAACCATTAACACTAGAATTCGTAAGCCGTATCATTCGTAAAGAACGTCCAGATGCAATCCTGCCAACATTAGGTGGTCAAACAGGTTTAAATATGGCTGTCGAACTTGCGAAATCAGGCATACTTGAAGAGTGCGGAGTTGAAATTTTAGGAACAAAATTATCAGCAATCGAGCAAGCGGAAGATCGTGATTTATTCCGTACATTAATGCAGGAATTAAATGAACCAATTCCATCTAGTACGATTATTCATACGCTAGAAGAAGCACATGAATTTGTAAAAGAAATTGGTTATCCAGTTATTGTTCGCCCAGCATTTACAATGGGTGGAACAGGTGGCGGAATCTGTAGTAATGAAGAAGAATTAATTGAAATTGTATCAGGTGGTTTAAAACATAGTCCAGTGACACAATGTTTATTAGAAAAGAGCATTGCTGGTTGTAAGGAAATTGAATATGAAGTAATGCGTGACTCGAATGATAACGCGATTGTAGTATGTAATATGGAAAATATCGATCCAGTTGGGGTTCATACAGGTGATTCTATCGTTGTAGCGCCGAGCCAAACATTAAGTGACCGTGAGTATCAAATGTTACGAAACACTTCATTACGAATTATTCGTGCATTAGGAATTGAAGGCGGATGTAACGTTCAGCTTGCACTTGATCCACATAGCTTCCAATACTATGTAATCGAAGTAAACCCACGTGTAAGTCGTTCATCTGCACTAGCATCTAAAGCAACTGGATATCCAATTGCAAAGCTAGCGGCAAAAATTGCAGTCGGTTTAACATTAGATGAAATTATAAACCCAGTAACACAAAAAACATACGCTTGCTTCGAGCCAGCATTAGACTATGTTGTTTCAAAAATACCACGCTGGCCATTTGATAAGTTTGAATCAGCAAACAGAACACTTGGTACGCAAATGAAGGCAACTGGTGAAGTTATGTCAATCGGACGTAACTTAGAGCAATCATTATTAAAAGCGGTACGTTCTTTAGAACTTGGCGTTTATCACTTAGAATTAGAGCATTTAAAAGAACTTGATAAAGAAACAATGAAAAAACGCATTATAAAAGCTGATGATGAGCGACTGTTTGTTGTAGCAGAAGCGATTCGTCAAGGTGTAACGAAAGAAGAAATCAACGAATGGTGTGAAATGGACTTCTTCTTCTTACAAAAAGTTGAAAATATCGTAAACATGGAACGCGAAGTAAAAGCGAATGTAGGAAATATGGAAGTACTACAAACTGCGAAAGAAATGGGCTTCAGCGATCACTACATTGCAGCAGCTTGGAACAAAACAGAGCGTGAAATTTACGATATGCGTAAAGAAAGCAATATAACTCCTGTTTATAAAATGGTAGATACTTGTGCGGCAGAGTTTGAATCTGCAACACCATACTACTACAGCACATATGGTGACGAAAATGAATCGGTTAGAACAGATCGTAAGAGTGTAGTAGTTCTAGGATCTGGTCCAATCCGTATCGGTCAAGGTGTTGAGTTTGACTATGCAACAGTTCACTCAGTATGGGCAATTAAAGAAGCTGGATATGAGGCAATCATTGTTAATAACAACCCAGAAACAGTTTCAACAGACTTCAGTATTTCTGACAAATTATACTTTGAACCATTAACGATTGAAGATGTAATGCACATCATCGATTTAGAAAAACCAGAAGGTGTTATCGTTCAGTTCGGTGGACAAACGGCAATTAACTTAGCGGCGAAATTAGAAGCACACGGTGTGAAAATTTTAGGAACATCACTTGAAGACTTAGACCGTGCAGAAGATCGTGATAAGTTTGAAGCGGCTCTAACACAGCTTGGTATCCCGCAACCAGTTGGTAAAACAGCAACGACTGTAGAGCAAGCAGTAGCAATCGCTGACAAAATTGGTTACCCAGTATTAGTAAGACCATCTTACGTACTAGGTGGACGCGCGATGGAAATCGTATATCGTCAAGAAGAGCTGCTGCACTACATGAAAAATGCGGTTAAAGTTCACGCAGATCACCCAGTATTAATCGATCGTTACATGGTTGGTAAAGAAATTGAAGTAGATGCAATTTCAGACGGTGAGAATGTGTTCATTCCAGGTATTATGGAACATATTGAACGCGCTGGAGTTCACTCTGGTGACTCAATCGGAGTATATCCACCACAGAGCTTATCTGCAAAACTGAAAGAACAAATTATTGAACATACAATTGCACTTGGAAAAGGATTAAACATTGTTGGATTACTAAATATCCAGTTTGTAGTATTCAAAGATGAAGTGTATGTAATTGAAGTAAACCCACGTGCGAGCCGTACGGTACCATTCTTAAGTAAAATTACAGGCGTACCAATGGCGAATGTCGCAACGAAAGTTATTTTAGGGCAAAATCTTGTAGAACAAGGTTATGGAACTGGCTATCACCCAGAAGAGAAAGAAGTGTATGTAAAAGCACCGGTATTCTCATTTGCGAAATTACGCTCAGTTGATACAACATTAGGACCTGAAATGAAGTCAACAGGGGAAGTAATGGGGAAAGACTTAACACTTGAAAAAGCCTTATACAAAGGGTTAGTTGCTTCTGGAATTAACATCCCAACGCACGGATCAGTAATCATCACTGTAGCGGATAAAGATAAAGAAGAGGCGATGGAAATTGCAAAACGTTTCCACGAAATCGGTTATAACTTATTAGCAACAGCTGGAACAGCACAAACATTAGCAGAGCAAAACATTCCAGTACAAGTTGTAAACAAAATTGATTCTGAAGACTACAACTTACTAGATATTATCCGTCAAGGAAAAGCACAGTTTGTAATCAATACATTAACAAAAGGCAAACAACCAGCGCGTGATGGTTTCCGCATTCGCCGTGAATCAGTAGAAAATGGTGTGGCTTGCTTAACATCACTTGATACAACGAGAGCAATCTTACGAGTATTAGAATCTATGACATTCTCAGCTCATTCAATGAAAGAAATTACGCAAACGAAGCGTCACGAGGTGGTACATGCATGA
- the pyrF gene encoding orotidine-5'-phosphate decarboxylase, whose protein sequence is MSQSLIVALDFPGKQDVEQFLHHFEGEELFVKVGMELFYKEGPAIITYLKEKGHKIFLDLKLHDIPNTVKSAMRSLASLDVDMVNVHAAGGSSMMKAAIEGLEEGKQEGKERPICIAVTQLTSTSEAMMKKEIGIEKTLEEAVAHYAKLTKESGLDGVVCSTLEVPKLREVCGNEFVTVTPGIRLASDDVNDQVRVATPKRARELGSSYIVVGRSITKAENPLEAYKTVKQQWEGVTV, encoded by the coding sequence ATGTCACAGTCGTTAATTGTTGCACTAGATTTTCCAGGGAAACAAGATGTAGAACAATTCTTACACCACTTTGAAGGGGAAGAGTTATTTGTCAAAGTTGGTATGGAGTTATTTTACAAAGAAGGCCCTGCGATTATTACGTACTTAAAAGAAAAAGGGCATAAGATCTTCCTAGATTTAAAACTTCATGATATTCCGAATACAGTAAAAAGCGCTATGCGTAGCCTAGCTAGTCTAGATGTTGATATGGTAAATGTTCATGCTGCTGGGGGAAGCAGTATGATGAAAGCTGCGATTGAGGGATTAGAGGAAGGTAAGCAAGAAGGAAAAGAGAGACCGATTTGTATTGCAGTTACACAACTAACAAGCACTTCGGAAGCTATGATGAAAAAAGAGATCGGCATTGAGAAAACGTTAGAAGAAGCGGTTGCTCATTATGCTAAATTAACGAAAGAAAGTGGACTTGATGGCGTTGTTTGTTCAACACTTGAAGTTCCAAAATTACGTGAAGTATGCGGAAATGAATTTGTAACAGTAACACCGGGGATTCGTCTTGCAAGCGATGATGTAAATGACCAAGTGCGCGTAGCAACACCGAAACGTGCGAGGGAACTTGGTTCAAGCTACATCGTAGTTGGACGTAGTATTACAAAAGCAGAAAATCCGCTTGAAGCGTATAAAACAGTAAAACAACAGTGGGAAGGTGTAACAGTATGA
- the pyrD gene encoding dihydroorotate oxidase B catalytic subunit, translating to MNRLQVELPGLSLKNPIIPASGCFGFGREYAQFYDLSVLGSIMIKATTEQPRYGNPTPRVAETPGGMLNAIGLQNPGLEKVMNSELPFLEQFDLPIIANVAGSQAEDYVAVAKEISKAPNVHALELNISCPNVKTGGIAFGTNPEIAADLTKRVKEVSEVPVYVKLSPNVANIVEIAKAIENAGADGLTMINTLLGMRLDLKTAKPILANRTGGLSGPAIKPVAIRMVHEVSQAVNIPIIGMGGIETAEDVIEFFYAGASAVAVGTANFIDPFVCPTIIEELPALLDELGFDHISECQGRSWKQTCHSR from the coding sequence ATGAACAGATTGCAAGTTGAATTACCAGGGTTATCATTAAAAAATCCAATCATCCCAGCATCTGGTTGCTTCGGATTTGGTCGTGAGTATGCACAGTTCTATGATTTAAGTGTACTTGGATCAATTATGATTAAAGCGACAACAGAACAGCCTCGTTATGGAAACCCAACGCCTCGTGTTGCTGAAACACCAGGCGGAATGCTAAATGCAATCGGGCTTCAAAATCCTGGATTAGAAAAGGTAATGAATTCTGAATTGCCTTTTCTCGAGCAATTTGATCTTCCGATTATTGCAAATGTTGCTGGCTCACAAGCTGAGGATTATGTAGCAGTTGCGAAGGAAATTTCAAAGGCACCTAATGTTCATGCGCTAGAATTAAATATTTCTTGTCCAAACGTAAAGACGGGTGGTATCGCTTTTGGTACGAATCCTGAAATTGCTGCTGATTTAACGAAGCGAGTAAAAGAGGTTTCTGAAGTACCGGTATATGTGAAATTGTCACCGAACGTGGCAAACATTGTGGAGATTGCAAAAGCAATTGAAAATGCAGGTGCGGACGGTTTAACGATGATTAATACATTGCTTGGTATGCGTCTAGATTTAAAAACTGCAAAACCAATTTTAGCAAACCGTACGGGCGGACTATCAGGGCCAGCGATTAAGCCAGTAGCAATTCGCATGGTACATGAAGTAAGTCAAGCGGTTAACATTCCGATTATCGGAATGGGTGGTATTGAAACAGCGGAAGATGTAATTGAATTCTTCTATGCTGGCGCAAGCGCGGTTGCAGTTGGAACAGCGAACTTCATAGACCCGTTCGTATGTCCGACAATTATTGAAGAGTTACCAGCATTACTAGATGAATTAGGATTTGATCACATTTCGGAGTGTCAAGGAAGGAGCTGGAAGCAAACATGTCACAGTCGTTAA
- the pyrK gene encoding dihydroorotate oxidase B electron transfer subunit has protein sequence MMQKQNMIVVNQKEIAKNIYELVLQGDLVQQMNDPGQFVHIKVAEGITPLLRRPISICNVDQDKNEFTMLYRAEGQGTKTLAKRKQGELVDVLGPLGQGFPVEEAEVGQTALLVGGGIGVPPLYELSQRLVAKGVRVIHILGFQTKDVVFYEEKFAELGDTYVATVDGTHGTEGFVTDVIDSYGIDFDILYSCGPLAMLRALEGRYKERKAYISLEERMGCGIGACFACVCHLQADPSGHSYKKVCSDGPVFPIGEVVL, from the coding sequence ATGATGCAAAAGCAAAATATGATTGTCGTTAACCAAAAAGAAATCGCAAAAAACATTTACGAATTAGTGCTTCAAGGGGATCTTGTGCAGCAAATGAACGACCCAGGGCAGTTTGTACACATTAAGGTAGCAGAGGGCATCACGCCCCTTCTGCGCCGCCCAATTAGTATTTGTAATGTCGATCAAGATAAGAACGAATTTACAATGCTATATCGTGCGGAAGGACAAGGAACAAAAACATTAGCGAAAAGAAAACAAGGTGAACTTGTAGATGTGTTAGGACCACTTGGACAGGGTTTTCCTGTAGAAGAAGCGGAAGTTGGACAAACGGCTCTATTAGTTGGAGGGGGAATTGGTGTACCACCACTATATGAATTGTCACAGCGTCTTGTAGCAAAAGGAGTACGCGTTATTCACATCTTAGGTTTCCAAACGAAAGATGTTGTCTTCTATGAAGAGAAATTCGCAGAGCTTGGTGATACGTATGTTGCAACAGTTGATGGTACGCATGGTACAGAAGGCTTTGTAACAGATGTAATTGATAGCTATGGAATTGACTTTGACATTCTATACTCATGTGGACCTTTAGCGATGCTTCGTGCATTAGAAGGACGCTATAAAGAGAGAAAAGCCTACATTTCATTAGAAGAGCGTATGGGCTGTGGCATTGGAGCATGTTTTGCATGTGTATGCCATCTGCAAGCAGATCCGAGTGGACATTCTTACAAGAAGGTGTGTAGCGACGGCCCAGTATTTCCAATCGGGGAGGTTGTACTATGA